In the Styela clava chromosome 8, kaStyClav1.hap1.2, whole genome shotgun sequence genome, one interval contains:
- the LOC120345597 gene encoding phospholipase ABHD3-like, with translation MIYFYVGIGVAIYVTSYFHFYAKKPRIYVKSSSKLQNFLSHHVPSLHRCYYPPFWCPEGRLQTIVRVFLPFNKQIKYRREIVPAPDGGQFYVDWFDNDDNKKYPDKTKRPTIFIVPGLTSTSKSNYVQSMVDILGDHGFRVMIIINRGLDGMEVLTPKAYCATHTMDMEVVIKIFKERYPEAPLFCIGISMGSLMLGRYMAQTKSDCKLVGAILHSCPFSPPHGTTSLERWENRILFNSFLTKGLKELYGKVSHMFHDLVDHEEVLQSKTIREYDSSFTSKVFGYDSVEEYYKDAVLTAEKLSSFSVPTLCVASDDDPFLPYDALPRTEVMETDNVALAVTYGGGHVSHMDGFNPFSKTYFEEVMEQFIPAVFEEVQ, from the exons atgatttacttCTACGTTGGAATTGGTGTTGCAATTTATGTGAcatcatattttcatttctatGCAAAG AAGCCAAGAATCTATGTGAAATCATCTTCCAAGCTTCAGAACTTTCTTTCACATCATGTTCCATCACTACACAGATGCTATTACCCACCATTTTGGTGTCCCGAAGGAAGACTACAGACAATAGTTCGAGTCTTTCTTCCATTCAATAAACAGATCAAGTACAGGAG GGAAATTGTACCAGCTCCTGATGGGGGGCAATTTTACGTTGACTGGTTCGACAATGACGATAACAAGAAATATCCAGACAAAACAAAAAGACCAACAATATTCATTGTTCCAGGCCTAACATCTACATCTAAATCAAACTATGTGCAATCTATGGTGGATATTTTAGGGGATCATGGTTTCAGAGTTATGATTATAATTAATCGTGGTTTGGATGGAATGGAAGTTCTG acTCCAAAAGCATATTGTGCAACACATACAATGGATATGGAAGTTGTAATAAAGATATTCAAAGAACGTTACCCGGAAGCACCATTATTTTGTATTGGGATTTCTATGGGATC GCTTATGCTTGGAAGATATATGGCACAGACAAAATCTGATTGTAAACTTGTTGGTGCGATTTTGCATTCATGTCCATTTTCGCCACCTCATGGTACGACAAGTTTGGAAAGATGGGAAAACAGAATATTATTCAACAGTTTCCTTACAAAAGGATTGAAAGAATTATATGGCAA agtAAGCCATATGTTTCATGATTTGGTTGATCATGAGGAAGTTTTGCAATCGAAAACCATTAGAGAATATGATAGCTCCTTCACATCAAA agtGTTTGGTTATGATTCAGTAGAGGAATATTATAAAGATGCAGTGTTGACTGCAGAGAAGTTGAGTTCGTTCTCAGTACCTACATTATGTGTTGCATCGGACGATGATCCTTTTCTTCCTTATGATG CACTACCTAGAACCGAAGTGATGGAGACTGATAATGTTGCTCTTGCTGTTACATATGGCGGAGGTCATGTAAGTCATATGGATGGATTTAATCCGTTTTCAAAAACCTATTTTGAAGAAGTTATGGAGCAATTCATACCTGCTGTGTTTGAGGAAGTTCAATAA